A DNA window from Paralichthys olivaceus isolate ysfri-2021 chromosome 11, ASM2471397v2, whole genome shotgun sequence contains the following coding sequences:
- the wdr95 gene encoding cilia- and flagella-associated protein 337: MCLINVCLELCLRKCWVLKFAFSSTSSSKYTSSNNMGKRVRSSSASGRLETQHVTSILSEQGRARNVSGPRSGGDEDGGGQPEWLIRELLRQNRRRHSVTLGDKPSVMRGQHRSINSIRRLCSLKIDETISLDNLQRLKQTFEDFGSRCIDAKNFGRVVKKCLDLPNASNEQIQALFKKIDYSGQGRISWGQFCTHMLQEHKEKEESVRRSKQVAFTLPATTKGLGQGAPIVRIQSTLDGTIVTLREDGTVCFWSPELRPQWTKHLFIEDAANSKSKWASDFTLMTEYNKLMIATGDREIQIYDLTTLEPYCQINALDTVPLTLDYGCTSPDKCCILYGDMEGCVTIILISSVGDTLRLWNKLPKVENVPNIVIDNAVMSPNVTFVRWKVHHDWVTQVKYFPSFQAVVSSSNEECSSLVIGRVLPLTDAEQQLSEIRESSYEGKTKKVQMSWTPQLRASCDQTVFNIYKGVKTFDLCRKHSLLVTGGMDRLIRMWNPHFSGKPNGILKGHSAPIVHLCISSEDSHVFSVSSDSAVKIWDIQDQCCLFMVDPKASGIHGDISACWYSSAMKSLFIAADCMAVLSLKIRPQICSRLTVSHNEPVTCCGYSEEFRQVVSCTEGSVKVWDFDSGRQMFEFGGTRDQSAITCMTFDLKGRRLFTGGRDGCLKIWNFNNGQCLKTLKKVGECREVCDCIFMKVHRNGYVMSVGRDRNIDIYSDMPEDLRHVQRPQPPWQDDLKNGHNDDILCVAQCPPSLLATSSYDGEIIVWNVVSGRIQSRFVTPHAAEYQNAEGLDSSVPSIIFLKNLKVSSATLLLSSGAMGCINIWQVLSGGKFLSSFKASRFQQKITKLAKTDEDTLLYAADHIGYIYVFNMSKFSPEQKSPRAENFWRAHTSRVSGLQIVHNDQVVLTSSTDYTVRLWSSRGEFIGTFGQSESWSTHIQSSWMHPAVPYEVLIHPLSIPAHETTNVKARQSNEIHYTAEADGGEQQSATHGGLRLPPTSISEPDIEED, encoded by the exons ATGTGTCTGATTAACGTCTGTTTGGAGCTCTGTCTGAGGAAATGTTGGGTTTTAAAGTTCGCTTTTTCGTCCACATCCTCTTCTAAGTACACATCGTCTAACAATATGGGGAAAAGGGTTCGCTCCTCCTCAGCTTCTGGAAGATTAGAAACCCAACATGTGACCAG CATCCTCTCGGAACAGGGGAGGGCGAGGAACGTGTCTGGGCCCAGAAGTGGGGGCGATGAGGACGGTGGAGGGCAGCCTGAATGGTTGATCCGAGAGCTGCTGAGGCAAAACAGGCGAAGACACTCTGTCACACTTGGAGATAAGCCTTCAGTCATGAGAGGACAGCACCGCAGTATCAATTCAATCCGCAGACTCTGCAGCCTCAAG ATTGATGAGACGATATCACTTGACAACCTGCAGAgactgaaacaaacatttgag GACTTCGGCTCGAGATGCATCGACGCGAAGAATTTTGGACGTGTAGTGAAGAAGTGTTTAGATTTGCCTAATGCA AGCAACGAGCAGATTCAAGCGTTATTTAAGAAGATAGATTATTCAGGCCAAGGGAGAATTTCATGG GGTCAGTTCTGCACTCACATGCTGCAGGAGCacaaggagaaggaggaaagtGTGAGACGCAGCAAGCAGGTGGCTTTTACTCTGCCTGCCACCACGAAGGGTTTGGGGCAGGGCGCTCCCATCGTCAGAATCCAGTCAACCCTTGATGGCACCATCGTTACGCTGCGAGAAGACGGCACTGTTTGCTTCTGGAGCCCTGAGCTCCGACCTCAGTGgaccaaacatttattt ATCGAAGACGCTGCCAACAGCAAGTCAAAGTGGGCCAGTGATTTCACTCTGATGACTGAGTACAACAAGCTGATGATTGCAACAGG GGACAGAGAGATCCAGATTTACGATCTCACCACTCTGGAGCCGTATTGTCAGATCAATGCTCTGGACACAGTTCCTCTGACATTAGACTACGG ctGCACCAGCCCTGATAAGTGTTGTATTCTGTATGGAGACATGGAg ggaTGTGTGACCATCATTTTAATATCCTCTGTTGGAGATACACTCAG GTTATGGAATAAATTACCAAAGGTTGAAAATGTTCCCAACATAGTGATTGACAACGCGGTGATGTCTCCCAATGTGACGTTTGTCAGATGGAAGGTTCATCATGACTGGGTGACACAG GTCAAGTATTTTCCAAGTTTCCAAGCTGTTGTCTCCTCATCAAATGAAGAATGCTCTTCTCTTGTTATAG GCCGAGTGCTGCCTTTAACAGATGCCGAGCAGCAGCTGAGTGAGATCAGAGAGTCCTCCTATGAAGGGAAGACCAAGAAGGTGCAGATGAGCTGGACCCCACAGCTCCGGGCGTCCTGCGACCAGACGGTTTTCAACATTTACAAAGGTGTCaagacctttgacctttgtcgGAAGCACAGCCTGTTGGTCACAGGAGGCATGGACAGACTCATACGAATGTGGAACCCACATTTTTCAGG gaAACCAAATGGGATTTTGAAAGGCCACTCTGCTCCCATCGTCCACCTCTGCATCTCCTCAGAGGACAGTCACGTCTTCTCTGTCTCCAGTGACAGCGCTGTGAAA ATCTGGGATATTCAGGACCAGTGCTGCCTGTTTATGGTCGACCCTAAAGCGAGCGGGATTCATGGAGACATATCTGCGTGTTGGTATTCGTCTGCCATGAAATCGCTCTTCATCGCCGCAGACTGCATGGCTGTGCTCTCACTCAAGATAAG GCCACAGATTTGCAGCCGTTTGACTGTTTCACACAACGAGCCTGTGACGTGCTGCGGCTACAGCGAGGAGTTCCGTCAAGTTGTCAGCTGCACTGAAGGATCT GTGAAAGTCTGGGATTTTGACAGCGGTCGTCAGATGTTTGAGTTTGGTGGCACACGTGATCAGTCCGCCATCACGTGCATGACGTTTGACCTCAAAGGGagaag ACTCTTCACTGGTGGAAGAGATGGATGTTTAAAGATCTGGAACTTTAACAATGGTCAGTGCTTGAAGACGCTGAAGAAGG TGGGTGAATGTCGCGAAGTGTGTGACTGCATCTTTATGAAAGTTCACAGGAACGG ctATGTGATGTCTGTCGGCCGGGACAGGAACATTGACATTTACTC GGACATGCCTGAGGACCTTCGTCATGTCCAGAGGCCGCAGCCTCCGTGGCAGGACGACCTG AAAAACGGCCATAATGACGACATCCTTTGTGTGGCACAGTGCCCGCCGTCTCTCTTGGCCACCAGCAGCTATGATGGAGAGATTATCGTGTGGAATGTGGTTTCTGGACGGATACAGAGTCGGTTTGTCACCCCTCATGCAGCCGAATACCAAaatgctgaag gactGGACTCAAGTGTTCCAAGCATCATTTTCCTGAAGAACCTCAAGGTTTCCTCTGCCACGCTTCTCTTGTCTTCCGGGGCCATGG GTTGTATTAATATCTGGCAAGTGCTCAGCGGAGGAAAGTTCCTGAGCAGCTTCAAAGCC TCTAGATTCcagcagaaaataacaaaactgGCTAAAACAGACGAGGACACGTTGCTCTATGCTGCTGACCATATTGGTTACATCTACGTTTTCAACATGAGCAAGTTTTCCCCCGAGCAAAAATCACCCAGAG CTGAAAACTTCTGGCGTGCCCACACCAGCAGAGTTTCTGG CCTGCAGATTGTTCACAATGATCAAGTGGTGCTCACCTCATCCACAGACTACACCGTGCGTCTGTGGAGCTCACGTGGAGAATTCATAG GGACCTTTGGGCAATCTGAGAGCTGGAGCACCCACATCCAGTCCTCCTGGATGCACCCCGCCGTCCCTTATGAGGTTCTGATTCATCCTCTGAGTATCCCAGCTCATGAAACCACAAATGTAAAAGCACGGCAGTCTAATGAAATCCATTACACAGCCGAGGCTGATGGAGGGGAACAACAG TCAGCGACGCACGGCGGGTTGAGACTTCCGCCGACATCCATCAGTGAACCAGACATCGAGGaagattaa
- the tex26 gene encoding testis-expressed protein 26, with amino-acid sequence MQSSMAAKEVEQWWDPYETCHRRQFVFRPNSAAEVLLCPMSTSFIGSTSQSGPFGSTVYHKEFCWKAACKPECIHTGTASGQRRNNPHPSQSFMTWRLPRDATQNPEYVQLPWKCPPSEGEIQKALTALYCSTYRCDFTSEPQGCDHVNNAEGRLVPLHSRRHVPRIPDTEMRDNYRQPKPKPELMGNRSHYSCNADPSRTRCGIVPTVVQRHVHTQQRGSDLTAYDRFCGKRVTNVASVVKSLFPQELQCLHRTLPAGEKEAVKTFMSKDAYPNSGAEENKLPAVVLKSCSPERISSWPGPV; translated from the exons ATGCAGTCGTCAATGGCAGCCAAAG AGGTGGAACAGTGGTGGGATCCGTATGAGACGTGTCACAGGAGACAGTTTGTCTTCAGGCCAAACTCAGCTGCAGAGGTGCTTCT GTGCCCGATGTCAACATCATTTATAGGGTCTACTTCACAGTCTGGACCATTTGGTTCAACTGTGTACCATAAGGAGTTTTGCTGGAAGGCAGCCTGTAAACCTGAATGCATTCACACAGGAACAGCCTCgggacagaggagaaacaacCCACATCCCAGTCAG TCTTTCATGACGTGGAGGCTGCCTAGGGATGCTACACAAAACCCTGAGTATGTCCAGTTGCCTTGGAAATGTCCCCCATCTGAGGGGGAGATCCAGAAGGCCTTGACAGCACTGTACTGCTCCACATACAGATGTGACTTCACAAGTGAGCCTCAAG GATGTGATCACGTTAATAATGCAGAAGGACGACTTGTACCTCTGCACAGCAGGCGTCACGTACCTCGCATCCCTGACACAGAGATGAGGGACAATTATCGTCAGCCGAAGCCAAAACCTGAACTGATGGGCAACCGCTCTCACTACAGCTGCAACGCAGACCCGAGCAGGACCCGCTGCGGCATCG ttccaACTGTTGTGCAACGGCATGTCCACACTCAGCAGAGAGGATCAGACCTGACGGCCTACGACCGGTTTTGTGGGAAGAGAGTCACGAATGTTGCATCTGTGGTAAAGTCTCTGTTTCCCCAGGAGCTGCAGTGCTTACACAGAACTTTACCTGCTGGAG AAAAGGAAGCTGTCAAAACCTTTATGAGTAAAGATGCTTATCCAAACAGTGGAGCGGAGGAAAATAAACTTCCAGCTGTTGTGCTTAAGTCCTGCTCACCTGAGCGGATATCAAGCTGGCCAGGACCTGTCTGA
- the hmgb1b gene encoding high mobility group protein B1b, with the protein MGKDPKKPRGKMSSYAYFVQTCREEHKKKHPGASVNFSEFSKKCSERWKTMSQKEKGKFEDMAKLDKVRYEREMTSYIPPKGQKKKRFKDPNAPKRPPSAFFLFCADFRPKVKIDTPGLTIGDTAKRLGEMWNGSSPENKQPYEKKAAKLKEKYDKDIIAYRTKGKVETAAAAAAADDDDEDDEEEGDDDDEDDDDDDE; encoded by the exons ATGGGAAAGGATCCAAAGAAGCCGAGGGGCAAAATGTCCTCTTATGCTTACTTTGTGCAAACCTGCCGAGAGGAGCACAAGAAGAAGCATCCCGGTGCCAGTGTCAACTTCTCAGAGTTCTCCAAGAAATGCTCTGAGAGATGGAag ACGATGTCACAGAAGGAGAAGGGCAAGTTTGAAGATATGGCCAAACTAGACAAGGTGCGCTACGAGAGGGAAATGACAAGTTATATCCCTCCCAAGGGCCAGAAGAAGAAGCGATTCAAGGACCCCAATGCCCCCAAGAGACCACC GTCTGCATTTTTCCTGTTCTGTGCAGACTTCCGCCCCAAGGTCAAAATTGACACTCCTGGACTCACCATCGGGGACACGGCAAAGAGGCTGGGAGAAATGTGGAATGGCTCCTCTCCCGAGAACAAGCAGCCGTATGAGAAGAAGGCTGCCAAGCTGAAGGAGAAGTACGACAAG GATATCATTGCTTACCGCACAAAGGGTAAAGTggaaactgcagcagctgcagcagcagctgatgatgatgatgaggacgatgaagaggagggagacgaTGACGAcgaagatgatgatgacgatgacgagTAA